In the genome of Thermoproteus tenax Kra 1, the window TCTTCAAGCACCTCTACGAATAGAGACATAGCCTCTCTGAACTCGCTGTAAGGTACGGAGGCTAGTCCGACCCGAACGCCGTTATCCACGCCGAAGTAACGCCCCGGCACTACAGCTATGCTCTTATTGAGTAGCCTATAGGCCAATTCGGTGCCCGAGATATTGCACAGAGGCTTAAAGTATAGAACTGGCATATATTCGGTGTATAACACATCCCCATAGAGCTTAAGCGCAGAGAGGGCGGGCAACCGCTCTCTTATTAGCGATATGTTCCTCTCCCGAAAAACAGCCCTATTCCTCAGCAGATAGGAGGCATACCTAACGCCCAGGCGGAAGTTGAGCGGGCTCACTAAGTCTATCACCTCCGTTGCGCGTTGTACTATGTGCTCATCTCCCACAATCCAACCGACCTTAAACTCGGGCGTCGTGTAGAACTTCGATGTGCTGGACGTATAGACTATGCGTTCAAGGGGGAGACCGGACAGATTGTCGGTCACGAACTCCATAAAGATGCTGTCTATAACCGCATATGCGTTCTTTCTACGGAGCTCATCGCTGAGCTCCCAGAGCCGTCTCTCGCTTAAGAAGAGGCCGGTGGGGTTGTTCGGGCTGGAGAGAAACAACAGGGAATTCTGCTTGACGGCGCCCACTATGTTCTCATAGGTAAGCTCCAATACGGCCTGCCTCATGCCGAGAAATTGAGGCAGAAGGCGAATTGGCTCATACTCTGGCACGAAAGTTATTGCCTCAGCCACACCCATAGACTTCAATGCGGCCAGCGCAGCGAAATTGGCCTCTTGGGCGCCGTAAGTTATAGCTATGTTTTCCTTCTTGACCTGATAGAGGGACGACAAGACGTCTGACAGATCCCCCGAGATCTCGGGGCGGATACTGTCGATATCAATGGGCAAGACTCCGCTACTGGCCAGATCGTATTTGGCTTTAAGCGCTCTGAGCCAGACAAAGTGTCCTATCTGCACGCCAACAAAATGACGCTCTATTTTAAGTCACCTGCACGTCTGCCTGATGGCTTTGCATGCTCGACGTCGGCATGTAACGTTTGCAAGAGCGCCCGAGTCTGTTGAGTAAATGGCGAAGGCGTCCAGGTGGAGTCTAGATTTTCTAACGCTATCTGTTTTTAGAGTCCCCGTAGGTAGCAAAGTGATCTTGATCCTCGCCGAGTCTTCGCTTGAGCTAATCCCGCCTGAGATACAAAGTCACCCACTAATACTTAGGGACGCAAGGAGGAGGGGCAAGGAGCCAAGGAGCATACTGCTAGATAAGGCGAGGCACTATAAGGCCATGAGGGGCCTGCCCAAGTCTGAGAAGAGGGGTAGACCCGATATTGTTCATATGAGTATGTTGGCTTTCCAATACAGCGTTTTGAACATGAAAGGCATGGGCCGTATGTTTGTCCACACTATAAACGACGTAGTAATAAGGTTGAGAAGCGACGCACGTATTCCTAAGAACTACTGGAACTTCGTAGGCCTGATGGAACAGCTGTTGAATGCCGGCGCAGTCCCGCCCTGGGGCGAGCCGCTGTTGATCGCCGAGAGGAAGAGTTTGAGGGAGTTGCTCAGAGAGTTGGGCGGGAGGTGGATTGTATTACACGAGGAGGGCAACCGCGTGGATCCTCTGGAGTTGGGCAGAGCTCTCGCAAACTCGGTGGTTGTGGTCGGCGGGTTTCCCCACGGAGACTTCGAGGACAAGCGGATACTGAGAGACGCCTCCTCAGTGTTCCGAATAAGCGATATGCCGTTAGACGCCTGGCAGGTCGTGTTTAGAGCTGTGACGCTCGCGGAAATCTCGCTAGGCCTTATTTAGGTTTCTCAACACTCTGAGCCAAGTGGCTATGGACTCTCCGCCAGCCACCAGCTTGTTCCTTATTAAATAGTATTGGCTGACTTTTCCCCTCTCCACGAGCCATGCGGCGAACATGTTCACTAGAACCCTTTCGGCGCCTCTCTTCAACATCCCCATCGCGTAGTCGACCGAGTAATCTCTAGCTACAGGGTTGCCTCTCTGTGCTGCATCCCTCGCCCTTGCCAGAAGGAGTTTAGGCCCCATCTCTTGGAGCCACTCTCTAAATGCTCCTAACTCCGTCTGGAACTTCCTCGCTATGTCGGTCTCCGAAAATCTTTCCCAAAGCTTGTTGAGCTCGTTTAGAATGGTCTTCTCCTCTTGGGCCATGTAGGAGGGGCTCCTCATATATTTTAAACCTTCCTTCTATTGTGCTTGATAAGAGGTCGCTGGCTAGGCTTATAGATTCACTGCCAACTTTTAGAGAACCGAAATTGCGCCTGGAGCAGTATGTGACGCCGGGCGACGTGGTGGCCACTATAGTATGGTCCTCATTTATGCGGGGGGAACTAGGCGCAGGCTGGGCGGTGGACTTAGGTTGCGGCACCGGCAGGTTTGCGTATGCAATAACAGCCCTGGGGGGCCGCGCGGTATGTTTGGACATAGACGTCGACGCACTTCGTATAGCGCGTGAGCTTGGTCTCGACGTGGCCGTCTGCGATGCAAGGATGCCGTGCGCTAAAGCTGGAGTCATCGTTTTCATGAATCCGCCCTTCGGCGTATGGAAAACCCACGCAGATTTGGAGTTCCTCAGGGGCGCTTCCAAGATCGCCGATATTATATACTCTATACACAAGAGGACAACTCAACAATTTATAGAGAGGGCGGCTGCTCAACTGGGCTACCGAGCTGAGGTCATCGAGATAGCCTATATTCCGATTCCGCCGATGTACAGACACCATAGAAAGTGGAGACATAAAGTCGAGGCGACCGTATTTAGATTCCAACGGACCTCTGGCTACTAAGTCGCCAAGAGGGATCTCTCAAGAGCTTCAAGGTCGTTGAGGATGTTCTGGACGGCTCTTCTTATGGCGTCGAGGGGAGCGCCGTTCCTAGTCTTAACCTTGAAGGTTACGTCCTCAATCAGGGGATGCCCTACGTCGAACGTCACATACTCTACATCTGGGTCTTCAGAGAGATATTCGACCAAGGGCGAGAAGAGGGTGTATGTCTCGCCCTTAGTCTTAAGCTCAAGGTAATGTTCGTCGAGCTTGACGATTTCTATCGACATCACGTTGCCGAGATATGTCCAGCTTATTTAGGTTTTGGCCCTACACCTATTAAGAGCGCTTGGACAAAAGGCGGAGGACGCGCGCCCTACGTCTGACCTATAACAGCGAAAAGAGCCTTTTTGGCCGCCGCTAGATTGCCCCTTATGCTGTAGACATCCCCCTTATTTAATATGCCGATAGATGTGAGACGCTCCAACGCCTCCTCTGGGGAAACCCTCTTTACCGCTATATATAGAGCCACGACCCTCTTCGCGTGGGGACTGACAGGGTATTTCTCCAGGGTCTTGTACACTGCCGATAGCCTCTCCAACGCCCTTGTCACTTCCTCGAAGGTCGCATCGGTCTGTAGATCTAAGCCCCTCAATTTAGCCCTATGGCCGCTCGCCTCCAGATAGTCGGCCAACACATCGGGAGGCACGGGCGCAACTACTTCGGCCTTGGCGAAAACCATATCTAGGGGATAGCTACGCAGCGGCCTTATCTTGGTCCGCGCGATGCCGGCCGCGGTCTTTACAACAGCCGCCGATCTCTTTATATCGGCAGGAGAGCCGCTCAGCTGTATATATACGTTGTTGCCCCTCACTATCGCGTAGTATTCCGTCTTTACATAGACAGGCAGAAGCTCTAGAAAGTGCTCCAGCTCTTCCTTACTGGCGAACTTGACCGATATTCTCTTAAACATAGAAGCCGTGAGCTATCTTCCTAACGGCGGTGGCTCCGCAGACAGGGCACACTAGAATGCCTCCGCGCCTCCTCATTACATTGCCGCATTTGGGGCACACAGCCCTCACGACGCCGAAGGTGGAGCCCCTTATAGAGAGCAGAAACGGAGGGCCGTAGTTCGACACCACTCTGGCTCTAACGTAGTCGCCTATGCCGACTTTGCCGTCCACAAGTTGAGGCGGTATCAAGCCGGTCACCGGATACTTTAACTCCTCAAATCCCTCTTTCATCTCCCTCGCAACACATCTGACGTTGAGCGCTCTTACGCCCTTGGACGTCACCACGCAGTAGAGTATATCGCCTTGTCTTGGGTACGAGTCGCGCTTAAACGGCTTTACCACTGCTGTATGGCTCAGAGAGTCGTACACGACATATCCTAGCGCAGAGGATCTGAACACGCTGTCAAGATACGAGCTGCCCTCGACCATAAACTCCTCGGGCATCGCTACCTCCTCTCCGGGCAAGACCAATTTCCGCTTGACGCTCACAAGTGCTGTGAACGTGCAAGATTAAATCTCTTCTCAGAGAAACCTTTAAAGCGGAGGGCCAACATAGGGAGAGCCCTGTGATGTAGGTCTTTAGTAGTGATAGACTGAACGCGAACCCACGAACTGAGGGTCTCTACAGCAAGCCCAG includes:
- a CDS encoding pyridoxal phosphate-dependent aminotransferase, translated to MQIGHFVWLRALKAKYDLASSGVLPIDIDSIRPEISGDLSDVLSSLYQVKKENIAITYGAQEANFAALAALKSMGVAEAITFVPEYEPIRLLPQFLGMRQAVLELTYENIVGAVKQNSLLFLSSPNNPTGLFLSERRLWELSDELRRKNAYAVIDSIFMEFVTDNLSGLPLERIVYTSSTSKFYTTPEFKVGWIVGDEHIVQRATEVIDLVSPLNFRLGVRYASYLLRNRAVFRERNISLIRERLPALSALKLYGDVLYTEYMPVLYFKPLCNISGTELAYRLLNKSIAVVPGRYFGVDNGVRVGLASVPYSEFREAMSLFVEVLEETCRERNAGGGI
- a CDS encoding 16S rRNA methyltransferase; translated protein: MILILAESSLELIPPEIQSHPLILRDARRRGKEPRSILLDKARHYKAMRGLPKSEKRGRPDIVHMSMLAFQYSVLNMKGMGRMFVHTINDVVIRLRSDARIPKNYWNFVGLMEQLLNAGAVPPWGEPLLIAERKSLRELLRELGGRWIVLHEEGNRVDPLELGRALANSVVVVGGFPHGDFEDKRILRDASSVFRISDMPLDAWQVVFRAVTLAEISLGLI
- a CDS encoding METTL5 family protein produces the protein MLDKRSLARLIDSLPTFREPKLRLEQYVTPGDVVATIVWSSFMRGELGAGWAVDLGCGTGRFAYAITALGGRAVCLDIDVDALRIARELGLDVAVCDARMPCAKAGVIVFMNPPFGVWKTHADLEFLRGASKIADIIYSIHKRTTQQFIERAAAQLGYRAEVIEIAYIPIPPMYRHHRKWRHKVEATVFRFQRTSGY
- a CDS encoding DNA-directed RNA polymerase subunit L is translated as MSIEIVKLDEHYLELKTKGETYTLFSPLVEYLSEDPDVEYVTFDVGHPLIEDVTFKVKTRNGAPLDAIRRAVQNILNDLEALERSLLAT
- a CDS encoding DUF2067 domain-containing protein, producing the protein MFKRISVKFASKEELEHFLELLPVYVKTEYYAIVRGNNVYIQLSGSPADIKRSAAVVKTAAGIARTKIRPLRSYPLDMVFAKAEVVAPVPPDVLADYLEASGHRAKLRGLDLQTDATFEEVTRALERLSAVYKTLEKYPVSPHAKRVVALYIAVKRVSPEEALERLTSIGILNKGDVYSIRGNLAAAKKALFAVIGQT
- a CDS encoding exosome complex RNA-binding protein Csl4 — translated: MSVKRKLVLPGEEVAMPEEFMVEGSSYLDSVFRSSALGYVVYDSLSHTAVVKPFKRDSYPRQGDILYCVVTSKGVRALNVRCVAREMKEGFEELKYPVTGLIPPQLVDGKVGIGDYVRARVVSNYGPPFLLSIRGSTFGVVRAVCPKCGNVMRRRGGILVCPVCGATAVRKIAHGFYV